One part of the Mya arenaria isolate MELC-2E11 chromosome 3, ASM2691426v1 genome encodes these proteins:
- the LOC128226695 gene encoding WD repeat-containing protein 55-like: protein MATQEGSSLADKPKDICLEDMIIDIEFHPQKDVIASGSIEGDIFLHSYNIGKENSELMKLSHHKKSCRVVRFSPSGEDLHAGSKDKSFSTVDLNTGTLKRRVKNAHEAAIYSMLVTGDNFLVTGDDDGYVKLWDLRQQKAVMEERQSEEYISDIAVDDQKKTLLVASGEGTLTAFNLRRKKMETQSELFDSEFLSLAIVKRGQKVVCGCGNGELNMFTWGDWGNISDRFPGHPMSIDCMVPLTDDIVCTGSMDGLIRAVHILPNRFIGIVGEHPGDFPVENLSLSRDKHLLASCSHDQKIKFWNVDSVSSETVDVRTRALKGDKSKFLKSSDKGDFFADLAADEASGNAGGDKKDGDGDDDDGDDSVDDDSDSDEND from the exons ATGGCGACTCAG GAGGGATCCAGTTTGGCTGATAAGCCCAAGGACATCTGTTTGGAGGACATGATCATAGACATTGAGTTTCACCCACAGAAAGATGTCATTGCCTCTGGCTCCATTGAAGGGGATATATTTTT GCACTCCTATAACATTGGAAAAGAAAACAGCGAGTTAATGAAGCTATCTCACCACAAGAAATCCTGTAGAGTTGTTCGCTTTTCCCCGAGCGGAGAGGATTTACATGCGGGATCCAAGGATAAATCCTTCAGCACAGTAGACCTGAACACAGGCACATTGAAGCGAAGGGTGAAGAATGCCCATGA GGCGGCCATCTACAGCATGTTGGTCACCGGGGACAACTTCCTTGTTACCGGGGATGATGATGGCTATGTTAAG TTATGGGACCTGAGACAACAGAAGGCTGTCATGGAGGAACGGCAGTCGGAGGAGTACATCAGCGACATCGCTGTCGATGACCAAAAGAAAACGCTCCTTGTTGCTAG TGGAGAGGGTACATTGACGGCGTTCAACCTTCGCCGAAAGAAGATGGAGACGCAGTCAGAGTTGTTTGATTCTGAGTTTCTCTCACTCGCTATTGTTAAG CGTGGCCAGAAGGTTGTGTGTGGGTGTGGCAACGGGGAGCTGAACATGTTCACGTGGGGGGACTGGGGCAACATAAGTGATCGATTCCCAGGTCACCCCATGTCCATAGACTGCATGGTTCCCCTCACAGATGACATTGTCTGTACTGGCTCCATGGATGGGCTTATCAG GGCAGTGCATATCTTACCAAACCGGTTTATCGGTATCGTTGGGGAGCACCCAGGGGATTTCCCGGTGGAAAACCTCTCACTGTCTCGGGACAAGCACCTGCTGGCCAGCTGTTCTCATGATCAGAAAATCAAGTTCTGGAACGTGGACAGTGTAAGCTCAGAGACAGTCGATGTGAGAACACGTGCACTGAAAGGGGATAAGAGCAAGTTTCTAAAATCGTCAGATAAGGGAGACTTTTTTGCTGATTTGGCTGCTGACGAAGCATCTGGAAATGCCGGTGGTGATAAGAaagatggtgatggtgatgatgatgatggtgatgacagtgttgatgatgatagtgatagtgatgaaaatgattaa